GGGTGGTCGGCGGTGGGCGGGAAGACGTCGAGGATGCCACCGCGCACGGCGAACTCACCGCGGCGGGTGACGAGGTCGACCCGGGCGTACGCGAGGTCGACGAGCTGGGAGGCGATCGCGCCGAGGTCGTTGCCGCGGGAGTCGGTGCGGAGGACGACCGGCGCGAGGGCGACGAGGTTGCCCGCGATCGGCTGGAGCGCCGCGCGGACGCTCGCGACGACCACGGTCGTACGGCGGTCGGCGGCGGACGCGTCCTGCCAGGCGGCGAGCTTGCGCAGCGTCGCGATCCGGGTGCCGACGGTCTGCGCGCTCGGGCTGAGGCGCTCGTGCGGCAGGGTCTCCCACGCCGGGAACTCCAGGACGTCGGCGTCGGGGACGTAGCTGCCGACCGCCTCACGCACGGCCTCGGCCTCACGCCCGGTGGCGGTGATGACGAAGACGCACTGGGGTCCGTTCCGCTCGGCGAGCAGGGCAGCGAGGAGCGGGACGCGCAGGCCGTCGACGACCGAGAAGTCGGCGTCACGCGGGGCGGCGCGGAGGACGCGATCGAACGCGGAGGCGCGCGAGAGCGCAGGGATGATGCCCGAGATCGTCACTCAGGACATGGTACCGGCGGCCTCCGACAGACGGGCGGGCGTGCGCGGGCGGCGAACACCGAGCGCCGGGTCGAGCGCGCCGGCCTCAGCGGCGGTGCCGGGGCCGGCGAGTGGTCGATCGCAGCAGGGTGCCGGCGAGGACGGCCGTGGCGGCCGCCAGGGCGAGGGCACCGACCGGGCCCGCGCCCGTGCTGGCGAGCGTCCGGGCGTTCGTGGCCGAGCGCGGCGGTGCCGTCGAGGCGTCGGTCTCGGCGCGGGGGCGTGTGTGCCCACCGGTGCCATCACTGTTGCCACCGCTCCCCGCGGATGTGGTGCTTCCGGGGTCGAGGGGACCCGGGGACGTGGACGTGGTCGGGGTCGAGGACGGGGTCGGGGTCGGGGTCACCGCCGTCGGCGGGGTCGAGGGTGCGCTCGGGCTCGGGGTCGGGGTGGCGGTCGGGGCGGCGGTCGCGGGCGCGGACGGTGTCGGAGTCGCACCGGCTGTCGGGGTGGCGCTCGGCTGCCCCGCACCAGGCGACGGCGTCGGCGTCGAGGTCGCGTCCGGCGTCGGCGTCACGTCCGGCGTCGGCGCCGAGGTCGCGTCCGGCGTCGATGTCACGTCCGGCGTCGGCGTCGGCGTCACGTCGGGCGTCGGCGCCGAGGTCACGTCCGGCGCCGGCGCCGAGGTCACGTCCGGCGCCGGAGTCCCCGTCGGCGTCCGCTCGGCCTCCACGACGCGCTGCCGGTTGTAGTCCGCCACGGCGATCCGGTCCCCCGGTCCGACGGACACCCCCGTCGGGTTCGCCAGCGTCGTCCCGTCCGGTGCCCCCGCGAACGCGACCGTCCACTCGCCGTCCTGCCGCACGAAGACCCGGCCACCACCGTTGTCGGCCACCACGACCGACCCGTCCCCGAGCAACGCGATGCCGCGGAGTCGGACCCGCCCCTGGTCGTCCTGGACGGTCCCGAGCGACGTCGCGACCCCGGTCGTCCGGTCCAACTGCCACACGACGTCGGTCGCCTCGTCCGCCACGATCAGGACCGAGCCGTCCGGGGACACCGCGACACCCGCGGGGTCCACCCACGGGCCGTCGACGGCGCGCCACACGGGGGCCTCCGCCGCCGTGTCCGTCTCCCACAGCGACCGGCTCCCGGCGACCGCGGCGACGAGTCGTGTGCCGTCGACGGCGAGTTCCGACACCGCGAGGTCGGACGGGGCTGCGAACCGCCGTTCGACGTCGTGCCCGTCGAGCACGGCGATGGTCCCGGGCCCGCCCGGCGTCGGACGCCGACCGGCCTCGGCCACGATGAGCCGCCCGTCGTCGGACTCGGCCAACGCGGACGGGTTCCACATCGACCGGTCGTCGGTGCCGAACGCGGCGACGACCGACCACGTGCCGTCGGTGTCCCGGCGCAGCACGCCGTTCCCGGCGAAGTCGGCGACGAGGAGTGCCCCGGAGTGCGTGTACCGGACGTCGTTCGGCGCCGAGAACGCCGCCGCCGCACCGGGTGCGTCCGTCGTCGCCGCGCTCGGGGTCCAGGTCGCAGGGGCTGCGGACGCGGCCCCGACCGTCGCAGCGCCGAGTCCGGCCACCGCGAGCAGCGCTGCCGCAGTGACGACGGCGGGGAGCGCGGCTCGTCGGGCGGACGGGCGGGATCGGTGCAGCGCCACGGGAGGACCCCCTCGTTCATCACGGGGGTCGGGCACCCCCGGCCAGAACCTACCGACCGTGGGGGACGGAGCGGTCCCCCAGTTCGGGGACCGCTGGGATCAGACCGTCCGGATCGGTGCTGCGGTCAGGAGGGGGCGTGGATCCGCTGCTGGGCGGCGAGCAGGCCGAGGTCGGCGATCGCCCCGACGGCGTCGGCGCCGTCGGCGAGGAGGTTCGGGAGCGTCTTCTTCTCGGCGGGCGAGAAGTCGCGCAGCACGAAGTCGGCGGGGTCCTGTCGGCCCGGGGGACGGCCGATGCCGATCCGCACCCGGGCGAACTCGTTCGTGCCGGTCGCCTTGATGATGTCGCGGAGCCCGTTGTGGCCGCCGTGTCCGCCGTTGCCCTTGAGCCGCACGGTGTCGTAGGGCAGGTCGAGCTCGTCGTGCACGACCACGAGCGACCGGGCGTCGAGTCCGTAGAACCCGAGGACCGACGACACGGGGCCGCCGGACGTGTTCATGAACGAGCCGGGCTTCGCGAGCACGAGCTTCGGCCCGCCGGGGACCAGGCGCCCCTCGGCGACCTGGTTCGGCGTCTTGTGCTTCTTGAACGTCGCGCCCATCCGGGCAGCGAGTTCGTCGAGGACCATCTGGCCGACGTTGTGGCGGTTGCCCGCGTAGCCGGGCCCGGGGTTCCCGAGCCCGACCACGACGAACACTTTGTCAGCCATCAGCGTCGACCAGAGGTCCGCGGAGAGGTGTTACTCGGAGTCCGAGGCGGACTCGTCGGCGGCAGCTGCCTCGCCCTCGGCGCCGGCCTCGGCACCGGCCTCGGCGGCCTCTTCGTCGGCAGCGATGTCGTCGGCGGTCGCACGCGGGGTGACGATCTGGACGACGAGCGCGTCGGCGTCGGTCTCGAGCTCGGCGCCCGACGGGAGCTCGATGTCGGACGCGAGGACCTGCTTGCCGTCCTCGAGACCCTCGACGTCCACCACGACGTGCTCGGGGATCTTCGTCGCCTCGACGAGGAGGGAGACCGAGCTGAGGTCCTGGACGTGGATGGTGCCGGAGAACGACTCGCCCTCGACGACGACGGGGACGTCGACGGTGACCTTCTCGCCACGGCGCACGACGACGAGGTCGATGTGCTCGATGATCTGGCGCACCGGGTCGCGCTGGACGTCCTTCACGAGGGCGAGCTGCGCGGTGCCCTCGATGTCGAGGTCGATGATCGCGTTGGCGGTACGGACGATGAGCATCGTCTCGTGGCCCGGGAGGGTGATGTGCTTCGGCTCGGTGCCGTGGCCGTAGACGACCGCGGGGATCTTGTCGTTCGCACGGATCTTGCGGGCCGCGCCCTTGCCGAACTTGGTGCGGACTTCCGCCGCGAGCTTCGTGTTGTCGGCCATGGTTGCCTCCTGGTGTCGTGGTCGACGCCGGGGTGCCGGCATCGGGGGGTCTGTGGTGTTGCAACTCGAACGCGTGCACGCGTGAGGAACGCTCCCAGGACTGGGCCGGGTCTCCCACTGCGTCGATCACGGCCGCGCGTACGCGGCCCTCGCCGAAGTCAGTCGCCAACCCTACCAGGCGCTGACCGGGCGTGTCGCACGTTCAGGCCCGCCGGCGGTCGCGTGCGGCGTCGAGTTCGGCACGGGCCCGGTCGCTCGCGGCCTCGGCGTCGTCCCGGGTGCCACGTAGGCGCTCGGCCTCGTCGGCGAGGTCGGCGAGGTCGCGGTCCAGCCGCTCCAGTTCGGCCGCGAGTCCCTCGCGCCGCTCCTCGAGGTCCCGCCGCCGCGTGTCCGCTGCGTCGAGCGCCTCCTCGGCCGCGTCGAGCGCCGCATCCGCCTCGCGGGACGCCCGACGTGCGTCCGCCGCCGCGCGGCGCAGGGCCCCACGGTCCGGCACCGGCACGTCGTCGTCCGGTCCCGTCGCGGGTTCGGCTGCGCGTCGCCGCGCCGTCGGCCTGGAGGCACGGGTCGACCCCGTCGCGCTGCTCCCGTCGTCCCCGTGGTCGCCACCACGGCGCGAGCGCTGGCGACTCGGGGCGTGGTCGATCGGGATCGGCTCCGCGTCGGACCCGGACCACGCGTCGGGTACGGCGTCGGGGTCCGCCAGCGCGCCGTCGAGGTCCACGCCGTCGAAGCCGACGCTCTCGAGTGGGCGGACGAGCAGCCCCGACCGCACGGCCGCGGCGGCGCGCGGGTCCATCATGGCTGCCTCGATCGTGGCCGCCACCTGGTCGAGGACGGCTCGGGTGACGTCGTGCCCGGCTTCGGCAGCGAGTGCTGCGCCCCGATCGGTCAGGCAGCGGACGAGTCGTGCGCGCTGCTTCCGGAGCGTGGCGATCTCCTCGGGGTCCGCGCTCGCCTGGGCGTCGCGGAGAGCCGGCCCGAGGTCGATCGCCTCGTCGAGCGCCGCGTCGTGCACGAGGAGGTCGACGACCCACGCGGCCGGTGCCGGCTTCCGGAGCCCGTCGATCCGGGTGGCCAGGGCCCGGTCGTCCTTCCGCACGGCGCGCTGCCGTTCCGTCCGGGCACGCACGAAGTCGCCGGGGGCCACGAGCAGCAGCTCCCCGACGACCTCGCTGAACTCCATCAGCCCAGCATGCCCGCGTTCCCCCGGTGGGTCACCAGTCGTGGACGGTGCCGTCGGCGAGACGGTTGAACGGCAGGTACGCCTGCTCGTACGGGTACTTGCCGGCCTCGTCGACGTCGAGCGAGACACCGAGGCCCGGTTCATCGCCCGGGTGGAGGTAGCCGTCGGTGAAGGTGAACGTCTGCCGGAACACCTGGTTCGTCTTCGGGCCGTGCTGCATGTACTCCTGGATGCCGAAGTTGTGGATCGCGAGCCCGAGGTGCATCTGGGCGGCGAGGCCGACCGGGGAGATGTCGGTCGGCCCGTGGAACCCGGACTTGATCTGGTACATCGCGGCGTAGTCCATCGTCTTGCGCAGCGGGGAGATGCCGCCCATGTGCGTGACGGCCCCGCGGACGTAGTCGATGAGCTGGTCGCGGATGATGTCCTTGAAGTCCCAGATCGTGTTGAACACCTCACCGATCGCGAGCGGCGTCGTGGTGTGCTGCCGGACGAGCTTGAGGGCCTCCTGGTTCTCGGCGGGGGTGCAGTCCTCGAGCCAGAACAGGTCGTACGGCTCGAGGCTCTTGCCGAGCTTCGCGGCCTGCAGCGGGGTCATCCGGTGGTGCCCGTCGTGCAG
This is a stretch of genomic DNA from Curtobacterium sp. 458. It encodes these proteins:
- a CDS encoding 50S ribosomal protein L25/general stress protein Ctc produces the protein MADNTKLAAEVRTKFGKGAARKIRANDKIPAVVYGHGTEPKHITLPGHETMLIVRTANAIIDLDIEGTAQLALVKDVQRDPVRQIIEHIDLVVVRRGEKVTVDVPVVVEGESFSGTIHVQDLSSVSLLVEATKIPEHVVVDVEGLEDGKQVLASDIELPSGAELETDADALVVQIVTPRATADDIAADEEAAEAGAEAGAEGEAAAADESASDSE
- the pth gene encoding aminoacyl-tRNA hydrolase; translated protein: MADKVFVVVGLGNPGPGYAGNRHNVGQMVLDELAARMGATFKKHKTPNQVAEGRLVPGGPKLVLAKPGSFMNTSGGPVSSVLGFYGLDARSLVVVHDELDLPYDTVRLKGNGGHGGHNGLRDIIKATGTNEFARVRIGIGRPPGRQDPADFVLRDFSPAEKKTLPNLLADGADAVGAIADLGLLAAQQRIHAPS